The following are encoded together in the Paludisphaera mucosa genome:
- a CDS encoding glycogen/starch/alpha-glucan phosphorylase: MSSVLKKTATDARAERTLRTELFERYGCGPVQFSGNPNASYERHLVLDHVVKPGNASAREVFEALARSLRDLIAQRWLKTGETCDRENPKQVYYLSMEFLIGRSTSNNLLNLLVEPFVREEMARRGVDLDRLDDEEPDAGLGNGGLGRLAACFIDSMATLAIPAIGYGLRYEYGIFRQEIQGGRQVERPDNWLRRPDPWEVDRPAEAVDVRLQCAVQSRRGTPVLVADRPTLLRGVPYDRPVVGHGGRTVNTLRLWGAAATDAFDFAEFSAGDFFGAVHEKVVAENLTRVLYPDDSTTAGRGLRFAQEYFLVCCSLADIVRRFRARGNDWGALPDKVAVQLNDTHPALAVAELMRILLDGAGLGWDESWDLTVRTLAYTNHTLLPEALETWPVRRFELVAPRLLEIVYEINRRFLDEVRAKSPGDDGLAARVSLIEEGPEKKVRMAHLAVVGSYSTNGVAALHSRLLRETVLKDLAGLFPGRFNNKTNGVTPRRWLLLANPGLAALLTKAVGDGWVTELERLGAIAPLADDPAFRERFRAAKRAAKVRFADWLRSATGEVVEPASLFDVQIKRIHEYKRQLLNVLHVLVLYNRLRENPALDAPPRTVFFAGKAAPACHLAKVIIHLVNNVAAVIDADPAARGRLKVLFLPEYNVTLAQRLIPAADLSEQISTAGYEASGTSNMKFMMNGALTVGTRDGATIEMAEASGEQNFFLFGLTAEQVANSRGWYSPFWHVEHDPETRLALDLIRSGTFDLGEPGVFAPVLDALLAQGDRYMHLADLTSYVNAQEQVVALYGQPDAWARKAILNVAHSGRFSSDRTIAEYAADVCGAGPCPVD; encoded by the coding sequence GCCCGAGCCGAGCGAACGCTTCGCACGGAGCTTTTCGAGCGGTACGGGTGCGGGCCAGTTCAGTTCTCGGGCAACCCCAACGCCTCTTACGAGCGGCATCTGGTGCTCGACCACGTCGTGAAGCCCGGTAACGCCAGCGCACGCGAGGTGTTCGAGGCACTGGCGCGGTCGCTCCGCGACCTGATTGCACAGCGCTGGCTGAAGACCGGCGAGACCTGCGACCGCGAGAACCCCAAGCAGGTCTATTATCTGTCGATGGAATTCCTGATCGGCCGGTCGACCTCCAACAACCTCCTCAACCTGCTCGTCGAGCCGTTCGTGCGCGAGGAGATGGCCAGACGGGGCGTGGACCTCGACCGGCTCGACGACGAGGAGCCCGACGCGGGGCTCGGCAACGGCGGCCTCGGGCGGCTCGCCGCATGCTTCATCGACTCGATGGCCACGCTCGCCATCCCCGCGATCGGGTACGGCTTGCGCTACGAGTACGGGATTTTCCGACAGGAGATCCAGGGCGGCCGCCAGGTCGAACGCCCCGACAACTGGCTCCGACGACCTGACCCGTGGGAGGTCGACCGCCCCGCGGAGGCGGTGGACGTCCGCCTGCAATGCGCGGTCCAGTCCCGCCGGGGCACCCCGGTCCTTGTCGCCGACCGCCCGACCCTCCTCCGGGGGGTCCCCTACGACAGGCCGGTCGTCGGCCACGGCGGCAGGACCGTCAACACGCTGCGACTCTGGGGTGCGGCGGCGACGGACGCCTTCGATTTCGCCGAGTTCAGCGCCGGCGACTTCTTCGGCGCCGTGCACGAGAAGGTCGTGGCCGAGAACCTGACGCGCGTCCTCTACCCGGACGACTCCACCACGGCCGGCAGGGGGCTGCGGTTCGCGCAGGAGTACTTCCTCGTCTGCTGCTCGCTGGCCGACATCGTCCGGCGCTTCCGCGCCCGCGGCAACGACTGGGGCGCGCTCCCCGACAAGGTGGCGGTCCAGCTCAACGACACCCACCCCGCGCTGGCCGTCGCCGAACTGATGCGCATCCTCCTGGACGGGGCCGGGCTGGGCTGGGACGAGTCGTGGGACCTCACCGTGCGGACGCTGGCCTACACCAACCACACGCTCCTCCCGGAGGCGCTGGAGACGTGGCCCGTCCGTCGCTTCGAGCTGGTGGCCCCGAGGTTGCTGGAGATCGTCTACGAGATCAACCGCCGGTTCCTCGACGAGGTACGGGCGAAGTCCCCCGGCGACGACGGTCTGGCCGCGCGGGTCAGCCTGATCGAGGAGGGCCCGGAGAAGAAGGTCCGGATGGCCCACCTGGCGGTCGTCGGTTCGTACAGCACCAACGGCGTCGCGGCGCTCCACTCCCGGCTGCTGCGGGAGACCGTGTTGAAGGACCTCGCCGGGCTCTTCCCCGGGCGGTTCAACAACAAGACCAACGGCGTCACCCCGCGTCGCTGGCTACTCCTGGCGAATCCCGGCCTGGCCGCGCTCCTGACCAAGGCGGTCGGCGACGGCTGGGTCACCGAACTCGAGCGGCTCGGGGCCATCGCCCCGCTCGCGGATGACCCGGCCTTCCGGGAGCGCTTCCGGGCGGCGAAGCGCGCGGCCAAGGTCAGGTTTGCCGACTGGCTGCGGTCGGCCACCGGGGAGGTGGTCGAGCCCGCCTCGCTCTTCGACGTCCAGATCAAGCGGATCCACGAGTACAAGCGGCAGCTCTTGAACGTCCTCCACGTCCTGGTCCTCTACAACCGCCTGCGCGAGAACCCGGCGCTCGACGCGCCTCCGCGCACGGTCTTCTTCGCCGGCAAGGCGGCGCCGGCTTGCCACCTGGCCAAGGTGATCATCCACCTGGTCAACAACGTCGCCGCGGTGATCGACGCCGACCCGGCCGCCCGCGGGCGGCTCAAGGTGCTGTTCCTCCCCGAGTACAACGTCACCCTCGCCCAACGGCTGATCCCCGCGGCCGACCTGTCCGAGCAGATCTCGACCGCCGGTTACGAGGCCAGCGGAACGAGCAACATGAAGTTCATGATGAACGGGGCCCTGACCGTCGGCACCCGCGACGGGGCGACGATCGAGATGGCCGAGGCGTCCGGCGAGCAGAACTTCTTCCTGTTCGGCCTCACCGCGGAGCAGGTCGCGAACAGCCGGGGCTGGTACAGCCCGTTCTGGCACGTCGAGCACGACCCCGAGACGCGCCTGGCCCTCGACCTGATCCGCTCCGGCACGTTCGACCTGGGCGAGCCGGGTGTGTTTGCTCCGGTCCTCGACGCGCTCCTCGCCCAGGGCGACCGGTACATGCACCTGGCGGACCTGACGTCCTACGTGAACGCCCAGGAGCAGGTCGTCGCCCTCTACGGGCAGCCAGACGCGTGGGCGCGGAAGGCGATACTGAACGTCGCACACTCCGGCCGGTTCTCGAGCGACCGCACGATTGCCGAGTACGCGGCCGACGTCTGTGGCGCCGGGCCGTGCCCGGTTGACTGA
- a CDS encoding glycogen debranching protein, translated as MLPPGAAWIEQQRAHNFMLYSRRSERVTLLLFGEADPARPLLALDLDPRVHKTWDIWHCRVEEERARGARYYAYSVDGPRAGGSDRHPGFDPDKVLLDPYARDVFFPPSFDREAARRPGPNAGMAPLGVLPRREAPFDWEDDRPPRHDSEAVIYEMHVRGFTNAPASGVAAGRRGTFAGVVDKIPHLRDLGVTIVELLPVQQFDPQEGNYWGYMTLNFFAPHHSFAADVRDARREFKEMVKALHRAGIEVVLDVVYNHTAEGDQAGPTYSFKGIDSATYYLASDDPARPYLDYSGCGNTLACHTGAVRTLILESLRYWVTEMHVDGFRFDLASVLARNADGSFAGPDVPLLTAIRTDPVLRDVRLIAEPWDAAGAYQLGVRFPGALWHQWNGRFRDDVRRFVRGDRGTVPALMMRLYGSDDLFPDTPRDARRPSQSINYVTCHDGFTLYDLVSYDRRHNEANGHDNIDGAADNLSWNCGWEGDDGLPAEVAALRRRQAKNLCCLLLLANGVPMISAGDELLQTQRGNNNPYNQDNGTTWLDWGRLTTHADHFRFVRLMIAFRKAHPTLGRSRFWRDDVRWYGVGPSADTGDDSHSLAYALRGASQGDGDLYVMINAYHEPLTFTVQEGSPGCWGRVIDTALPSPDDIVDTMPGPPVPSMEYRVQARSVVVLLRRAADA; from the coding sequence GTGCTCCCCCCGGGAGCGGCCTGGATCGAGCAGCAGCGCGCCCATAACTTCATGCTTTATTCCCGGCGATCCGAACGGGTGACGCTCCTCCTCTTCGGCGAGGCCGACCCGGCCCGCCCGCTCTTAGCGCTCGATCTCGACCCCCGCGTGCACAAGACCTGGGACATCTGGCATTGCCGGGTGGAGGAGGAGCGGGCCCGTGGCGCCCGCTACTACGCCTACTCGGTCGACGGACCGCGGGCCGGTGGGTCAGACCGCCACCCCGGTTTCGACCCGGACAAGGTCCTCCTGGACCCGTACGCGCGGGACGTCTTCTTCCCGCCGTCCTTCGACCGGGAGGCCGCCCGCAGGCCGGGACCCAACGCGGGCATGGCCCCCCTGGGCGTCTTGCCGCGCCGCGAGGCGCCGTTCGACTGGGAGGACGACCGGCCGCCGCGGCACGACTCGGAAGCGGTGATCTACGAGATGCACGTCCGCGGGTTCACCAATGCCCCTGCGAGCGGCGTCGCAGCCGGACGCCGCGGCACCTTCGCGGGGGTCGTCGACAAGATCCCTCATTTGAGGGACCTCGGGGTCACGATCGTCGAGCTGCTCCCCGTGCAGCAGTTCGACCCCCAGGAGGGGAACTACTGGGGGTACATGACGCTCAACTTCTTCGCCCCCCACCACTCCTTTGCGGCCGACGTCCGGGACGCGCGCCGCGAGTTCAAGGAGATGGTCAAGGCCCTCCACCGGGCGGGGATCGAGGTCGTCCTGGACGTCGTCTACAACCACACGGCCGAGGGAGACCAGGCGGGTCCGACGTACAGCTTCAAGGGGATCGACAGCGCCACCTACTACCTCGCGTCCGACGACCCCGCGCGACCCTACCTCGACTACTCCGGCTGCGGCAACACGCTCGCCTGTCATACGGGGGCCGTCCGAACGCTGATCCTCGAGAGCCTGCGCTACTGGGTCACCGAGATGCACGTCGACGGGTTCCGCTTCGACCTCGCCTCGGTGCTCGCCCGAAACGCCGACGGCAGCTTCGCCGGCCCGGACGTTCCCCTCCTGACCGCCATCCGCACCGACCCGGTGCTCAGGGACGTCCGGCTGATCGCCGAGCCCTGGGATGCGGCCGGAGCCTATCAACTCGGCGTGCGGTTCCCCGGCGCGCTCTGGCACCAGTGGAACGGCCGCTTCCGCGACGACGTCCGCCGGTTCGTCCGCGGCGACCGTGGCACCGTGCCGGCCCTGATGATGCGGTTGTACGGCAGCGATGACCTCTTCCCCGATACCCCGCGCGACGCCCGCCGACCGTCTCAGAGCATCAACTACGTCACCTGTCACGACGGGTTCACGCTGTACGATCTGGTCTCGTACGACCGCCGCCACAACGAGGCGAACGGCCACGACAACATCGACGGCGCGGCGGACAACCTGAGCTGGAATTGCGGCTGGGAGGGAGACGACGGATTACCCGCCGAGGTCGCCGCGCTGCGGCGCCGGCAGGCGAAGAACCTCTGCTGTCTGCTCCTGCTGGCCAACGGCGTGCCCATGATCTCCGCCGGCGACGAGCTCTTGCAGACCCAGCGGGGCAACAACAACCCGTACAACCAGGACAACGGGACGACCTGGCTCGACTGGGGCCGCCTGACGACCCACGCGGACCACTTCCGCTTCGTCCGGCTGATGATCGCGTTCCGCAAGGCGCACCCGACGCTCGGCCGCAGCCGGTTCTGGCGCGACGACGTCCGCTGGTACGGGGTCGGCCCGTCTGCCGACACGGGCGACGACTCGCACAGTCTCGCTTACGCCCTGCGCGGGGCCTCGCAGGGGGACGGCGACCTGTACGTCATGATCAACGCCTACCACGAGCCCCTGACGTTCACGGTGCAGGAAGGCAGTCCGGGGTGCTGGGGTCGGGTGATCGACACCGCGCTGCCGAGCCCCGACGACATCGTCGACACCATGCCCGGTCCGCCGGTCCCGTCGATGGAATACCGCGTCCAGGCCCGTTCCGTGGTCGTCCTGCTGAGGCGGGCGGCCGACGCATGA
- the pgm gene encoding phosphoglucomutase (alpha-D-glucose-1,6-bisphosphate-dependent), whose protein sequence is MATHTLAGQPAPADMLIDVSELQRAYHERVPDPHDPRQRVAFGTSGHRGTPGDGTFTEAHILAITQAICDYRQSHGIEGPLFLGKDTHALSDPAQRTALEVLAANGVETVLQRDDGVTPTPVISRAILVHNRQQGARRADGIVVTPSQNPPADGGFKYNPPHGGPAETDVTSWIQDRANALLRSDNAGTKRVSYLGALRAATTHPTDLVLPYVNDLSSVIDLDAIRSAGLKIGVDPLGGAAVHYWGQVADRYRLDITVTNQAVDPTFRFMTLDHDGKIRMDCSSPYAMAGLVRLKDRFDVAFSNDPDSDRHGIVTRSSGLMNPNHYLAVAVRYLLGHRPGWPAGAAVGKTVVSGSIIDRVVSGLHRTLAEVPVGFKWFGPGLSEGSYCFGGEDSAGASFLRRDGAWTTDKDGLILGLLAAEITARTGKDPGELYREITAEHGSPLYTRIDTPATPAEKARLQNLSAGAVKATELAGEPIVARLTRAPGNGAAIGGLKVVARSGWFAARPSGTEDLYKLYAESFRDQAHLEAIVDEARRIVDPVLREAAAPHEYQPGTWGPPAAA, encoded by the coding sequence GTGGCGACTCACACCCTGGCGGGTCAGCCCGCACCCGCCGACATGTTGATTGACGTGAGCGAGTTGCAGAGGGCCTACCACGAGCGCGTGCCGGACCCGCATGACCCGCGCCAGCGCGTCGCCTTCGGTACCAGCGGCCACCGGGGTACCCCCGGCGACGGCACGTTCACCGAGGCGCACATCCTCGCCATCACGCAGGCCATCTGCGATTACCGGCAATCCCACGGGATCGAGGGCCCATTGTTCCTGGGGAAAGACACCCACGCCCTCTCGGATCCGGCCCAGAGGACGGCGCTCGAGGTTCTGGCGGCCAACGGCGTTGAGACCGTGCTGCAGCGCGACGACGGCGTGACCCCGACCCCCGTCATCTCCCGCGCGATCCTGGTGCATAATCGACAACAGGGTGCGCGCCGCGCCGACGGGATCGTGGTCACCCCGTCGCAAAACCCGCCGGCAGACGGCGGGTTCAAGTACAACCCGCCCCACGGCGGGCCCGCCGAGACGGACGTTACCTCCTGGATCCAGGACCGCGCCAACGCCCTCCTTCGGTCGGACAACGCCGGGACCAAGCGCGTCTCCTATCTTGGGGCCCTTCGGGCCGCGACGACCCACCCGACCGACCTCGTCCTGCCCTACGTCAATGACCTGTCCTCCGTGATCGACCTGGACGCGATCCGCTCCGCCGGACTGAAGATCGGCGTCGACCCGCTCGGTGGCGCGGCGGTCCACTACTGGGGGCAGGTCGCCGACCGGTACCGCCTGGACATCACCGTCACGAACCAGGCGGTCGACCCGACCTTCCGCTTCATGACGCTGGACCACGACGGCAAGATCCGCATGGACTGCTCCAGCCCCTACGCGATGGCCGGCCTGGTCCGGCTCAAGGACCGGTTCGACGTCGCCTTCAGCAACGACCCGGACAGCGACCGCCACGGGATCGTGACCCGGTCGTCCGGCCTGATGAACCCGAACCACTACCTCGCCGTCGCGGTCCGCTACCTCCTGGGGCACCGACCCGGCTGGCCCGCCGGGGCGGCGGTGGGCAAGACCGTGGTGAGCGGCTCGATCATCGACCGGGTCGTGTCGGGGTTGCACCGGACGCTCGCCGAGGTGCCGGTCGGCTTCAAGTGGTTCGGGCCGGGCCTCTCCGAAGGCTCCTACTGCTTCGGCGGCGAGGATAGCGCCGGGGCGAGCTTCCTGCGGCGCGATGGGGCATGGACCACCGACAAGGACGGCCTGATCCTCGGCCTGCTGGCGGCGGAGATCACCGCGAGGACCGGCAAGGACCCGGGTGAACTCTACCGCGAAATCACCGCCGAGCATGGGTCGCCGCTATACACCCGGATCGACACGCCGGCGACTCCCGCCGAGAAGGCACGGTTGCAGAACTTATCGGCCGGCGCGGTCAAGGCGACGGAACTGGCCGGCGAGCCGATCGTCGCCCGGCTGACCCGGGCCCCGGGGAACGGGGCCGCGATCGGCGGCCTCAAGGTCGTCGCCCGGAGTGGCTGGTTCGCGGCGCGGCCATCGGGGACCGAGGACCTCTACAAGCTCTACGCCGAGAGCTTCCGCGACCAGGCCCACCTCGAGGCCATCGTCGACGAGGCGCGGCGGATCGTCGACCCCGTGCTGCGGGAGGCGGCCGCGCCCCACGAATATCAGCCGGGAACCTGGGGCCCGCCCGCGGCAGCGTAG